In a single window of the Nicotiana tomentosiformis chromosome 8, ASM39032v3, whole genome shotgun sequence genome:
- the LOC138897651 gene encoding uncharacterized protein — protein sequence MAIQPVVPAQPVVRAAASEEEQLRLERYKKYHPPTLCGLTTDDAQGFLEECHRIFRTMGDHLEHPQEMFDILRKYNMKPNPQKCAFGVGSGAETRYPHLERLSLAPLVSSRKLRPYFQCYPIAIVTTFLLRNVLHNPELSGHLAKWVVEVNEFDITYKPTTAIKSQVLTDFVANFSPRLMSLAGKEAVLVSWSIIDIPREENVEAGALANLGSSTEIKGSDFGAFVQLLHSMLDVDDYCKINSTNLIWDWRNEFIEYLIHCKFPEDAKASRALRTKVARYSLADGQLYRRSFQGPLARCLGASEADYVMREVHDGAESTNKVIIKDLKKKLKDAKGKWPDDLLGVLWAYRTTAKSRTGETPFSLMYGSEALMPVEVGEPTLRFSRANKEKNNEAFLVKLDLLEEHWDLEYVRMVAQNQSMERYYNRKENL from the exons ATGGCGATACAGCCTGTGGTCCCAgctcagcccgtggttagggcagcagcatctgaggaagaacagcttagacttgagaggtacaagaagtaccaccctcctaccttatGTGGATTGACGACAGacgatgcacagggtttcttggaggagtgtcaccggattttccgtactatgg GAGATCATCTAGAACATCCACAAGAGATGTTTGACATTCTCagaaagtacaacatgaagcccAACCCGCAGAAGTGTGCCTTCGGAGTGGGTTCCG GAGCAGAGACACGCTATCCGCACCTTGAAAGGTTGTCCTTAGCTCCCCTAGTTtcctctcgaaagcttaggccttattttcaatgctATCCAATAGCCATTGTGACAACATTTCTCTTAAGGAATGTCCTTCATAATCCTGAGTTATCGGGCCATTTGGCTAAATGGGTAGTCGAAGTCAATGAATTTGACATTACATACAAGCCCACGACAGCaatcaagtcacaagttttgaCCGACTTTGTGGCCAATTTCAGTCCAAGATTAATGTCTTTAGCTGGTAAAGAAGCAGTGTTGGTATCG TGGTCAATCATCGACATTCCAAGGGAAGAAAATGTGGAGGCAGGCGCATTGGCTAATTTGGGTTCATCCACAGAGATAAAAGGATCTGATTTTGGTGCGTTCGTTCAATTACTGCATTCGATGTTGGATGTGGATGACTACTGTAAAATTAATTCAACCAACTTAATATGGGACTGGAGGAACGAGTTTATTGAATATCTAATACATTGTAAATTTCCCGAAGACGCAAAAGCATCCCGGGCACTACGGACCAAGGTGGCTCGTTACTCTCTTGCTGATGGACAATTATACAGGAGGTCATTCCAAGGACCATTGGCTCGGTGTCTAGGGGCCTCGGAGGCTGACTACGTGATGAGAGAAGTTCATGATGGG GCGGAGTCGACCAACAAGGTAATTATTAAAGATCTTAAAAAGAAGTTAAAAGATGCTAAAGGCAAGTGGCCAGATGATCTACTGGGTGTGTTATGGGCATACCGGACCACGGCAAAGTCGAGAACGGGTGAAACTCCCTTTTCACTTATGTACGGTTCAGAGGCTTTGATGCCAGTGGAAGTGGGGGAACCGACTTTAAGGTTTTCCCGAGCAAACAAAGAGAAAAATAATGAAGCGTTTCTAGTTAAGCTAGATTTGCTGGAAGAGCATTGGGATCTGGAATATGTGAGGATGGTGGCACAAAATCAAAGtatggaaagatattacaaccgcAAAGAAAATCTCTGA